A stretch of the Phaeodactylum tricornutum CCAP 1055/1 chromosome 15, whole genome shotgun sequence genome encodes the following:
- a CDS encoding predicted protein, with product MATVAPTDRSSLSTKEHSVHFSSFRYEAELPSTRKNEQRPSYKIQVFRVEDYDNVTHDWKCGKIFQQTKIRAILGIVREELMDQAYKTHRRRLSGQDETWDPEGLVLSTIDRPFTSKMLFSVADATSIDPKSTAILRGMWFSKVYRGDYEREFKKWTKDALEYVRSNFSKVASTTKDFYVFYPSTLEKEKCDQLPVVVFFMKISD from the coding sequence ATGGCGACGGTGGCTCCCACGGACAGAAGTAGCCTGAGCACCAAGGAACATTCTGTGCATTTTTCGTCTTTCCGGTACGAAGCCGAATTGCCTTCTACACGCAAAAATGAACAACGACCATCTTACAAGATTCAAGTATTTCGAGTCGAGGATTATGACAACGTAACGCATGATTGGAAATGCGGAAAAATCTTTCAGCAAACGAAAATTCGAGCTATTTTGGGCATCGTGCGGGAGGAACTTATGGACCAAGCGTACAAGACGCACCGCCGGAGACTTTCTGGACAAGATGAAACTTGGGATCCTGAGGGGCTGGTTTTGTCAACGATCGACCGCCCATTTACTTCCAAGATGCTTTTCAGCGTTGCGGACGCTACTTCCATCGATCCAAAAAGTACAGCAATCTTACGGGGGATGTGGTTTTCTAAAGTCTACAGGGGAGACTACGAACGAGAATTCAAAAAATGGACCAAAGATGCGCTAGAGTACGTCCGAAGCAACTTCTCAAAAGTTGCTTCAACGACGAAAGATTTCTACGTGTTTTATCCTAGCACTTTGGAGAAAGAAAAGTGTGACCAGCTTCCAGTGGTGGTCTTCTTTATGAAAATCTCAGATTGA
- a CDS encoding predicted protein gives MSRLGFSCNERDVLMGRGKRVSEWPGNIYFRQVVNKYRERYAKSARTVKVTIAQTVIDEIHQVNGRFLKEERDGSWNEVEADRTVEKTCQALREKEKSNPAPMSPFVDTAGHPQRKRAKLQPALKRPPSSDENSVESIGDDTATESDESSEDETETESEEEEVNVCPPKRAASKGPTPLSTVKQKPNEEWLEQVQKYAIKYKHLAVPPGWSENVKFADWCVGMRLLRRELDLGYRRVSTAERDILGDLEERGFVWDYEAWHWEKRYKELQETLNMGPHENLKDTTLHWLDNQRRLGRASIPTDRLEKLQKLGIYL, from the coding sequence ATGTCTCGTCTTGGATTTTCGTGTAATGAGCGTGATGTGCTAATGGGTCGTGGTAAGCGAGTTTCGGAATGGCCGGGCAACATTTATTTTCGTCAAGTTGTGAACAAATACCGCGAGCGATACGCGAAATCTGCACGGACTGTGAAAGTCACCATTGCGCAAACAGTAATTGACGAAATCCACCAAGTGAACGGTCGATTCTTGAAAGAGGAAAGAGACGGTAGCTGGAACGAAGTTGAAGCGGACAGGACAGTGGAAAAAACCTGCCAGGCGCTCCGCGAGAAAGAGAAGTCGAATCCGGCCCCGATGAGCCCTTTCGTGGACACTGCTGGTCATCCTCAGCGCAAAAGAGCCAAGCTGCAGCCAGCGCTCAAGAGACCTCCTTCGTCCGACGAAAACTCGGTTGAAAGTATTGGGGACGACACGGCAACCGAGTCAGACGAAAGCAGCGAAGACGAAACGGAGACGGAAagtgaggaagaagaggTCAATGTGTGCCCCCCAAAACGAGCTGCATCGAAAGGTCCAACGCCTCTTTCAACTGTGAAGCAAAAACCTAATGAAGAATGGCTGGAACAAGTCCAGAAGTATGCTATTAAATATAAACACCTAGCCGTCCCTCCTGGATGGTCGGAAAACGTCAAGTTTGCCGATTGGTGTGTTGGTATGAGGCTTCTCAGACGTGAACTTGACTTGGGATACAGGAGAGTAAGCACGGCCGAAAGAGATATTTTGGGGGATCTGGAGGAAAGGGGTTTTGTCTGGGATTATGAAGCCTGGCACTGGGAGAAGCGATACAAAGAGCTGCAAGAAACTTTGAACATGGGGCCACACGAAAATCTGAAAGACACTACTTTGCATTGGTTGGACAACCAAAGGCGACTCGGCCGAGCAAGCATCCCAACCGATCGACTAGAAAAATTGCAGAAGTTAGGAATATACCTTTAA
- a CDS encoding predicted protein → MVRSCGLHRVDLTRLSSVFFLFGTIIQSCHASIFWEGSNETFPSLSGLFGRPLERGVPYSARLQFLRENPYLCHELDLNQTTYSRPTHVPGETADVSPIVLLAARGECSFYEKAQMAQTYAGVGFLIVYNQNFEGEDTIVPMFSEYGDSRLYLLSTTHRTGQAMKRLIADQPENIITEGGPLIRMDSDAPDGVVTVADLQALLLSALGLFFMLLSFSGCLILCVGMYGHLSGMYLRTTPSGATVIGRRLLTARQVRNLSVNVPESTDVSLEEGEQEHSQCAVCIDDLIGESDIITLPCHHRYHADCIIAWLTERQSSCPLCKYDVMEYVLTQESAQSNGERAGGTDLISTNISWFDRLWRYRRWTVVSRDVDEDVTQRDGIVIDADEMDPQLEMTGASHFQIS, encoded by the coding sequence ATGGTGAGGTCATGCGGATTGCATCGAGTCGACCTTACTAGGTTGAGCTCCGTGTTCTTTCTGTTCGGAACCATCATCCAATCATGCCACGCGTCTATATTCTGGGAAGGCTCCAACGAAACCTTTCCGAGCTTATCCGGTCTGTTCGGGCGCCCTCTAGAACGCGGCGTTCCTTATTCAGCTCGTTTGCAGTTTTTGCGCGAAAACCCATATCTGTGTCACGAACTGGATCTGAACCAGACCACGTACAGTCGTCCTACTCACGTACCTGGCGAAACCGCCGACGTATCACCCATCGTTTTGCTCGCCGCACGCGGCGAATGCTCGTTCTATGAAAAGGCCCAAATGGCCCAAACTTACGCTGGGGTTGGCTTTCTTATTGTTTACAACCAAAATTTTGAAGGGGAAGACACGATTGTACCCATGTTTTCCGAATACGGCGATTCACGATTGTACCTACTTTCTACTACACATCGGACCGGGCAGGCAATGAAGCGATTGATAGCGGATCAGCCGGAGAACATCATAACAGAAGGAGGCCCTTTGATTCGGATGGATAGCGATGCTCCGGATGGAGTCGTCACTGTAGCCGATCTACAAGCCTTGCTGTTGTCCGCCTTGGGACTCTTTTTCATgcttttgtctttttctGGGTGTCTGATTCTTTGCGTGGGGATGTACGGCCACTTATCGGGTATGTACTTACGCACCACACCGAGTGGTGCGACCGTGATTGGGCGGAGGCTACTGACCGCGCGCCAAGTCCGAAACTTGTCCGTGAATGTCCCGGAAAGTACTGATGTTAGTCTTGAAGAAGGCGAACAAGAGCACAGCCAATGTGCAGTATGCATTGATGATCTTATCGGTGAATCTGATATTATCACTTTGCCTTGTCATCATCGATATCACGCGGATTGTATTATTGCGTGGCTGACAGAACGACAATCTAGCTGCCCTCTCTGCAAATATGACGTCATGGAATACGTTCTGACCCAAGAAAGTGCTCAGTCCAACGGTGAGCGGGCGGGTGGGACGGATCTGATTTCAACAAACATTTCATGGTTCGATCGTCTTTGGCGCTACCGACGATGGACCGTTGTCAGCCGCGACGTGGACGAAGATGTCACACAGCGTGATGGTATTGTCATTGACGCTGATGAAATGGATCCGCAGCTCGAAATGACAGGGGCATCGCACTTTCAAATATCGTAG
- a CDS encoding predicted protein — DDENYDYIVTSGEVFFGRYNIKERIGKGSFGQVVRAEDIETNQEVAIKIIKSKKPFALQAKTEIELLTHLLDKDVEDQHNVVRLLTHFVYRGHQCLVFEMLSLNLYELLKNTQFSGVSLNLIRKFAKQVLKALSFLARPDVDVIHCDLKPENILLRHPKKSGVKVIDFGSSCRSNKRMYSYIQSRFYRSPEVILGLPYGVAIDMWSLGCILAEMHTGEPVFSGSDQFDQMQKIVKILGMIPNSMLNRSSSQTRNQFFQRKQSTVTGREEWTIRQVKKSSSSFEAYNTQRNYELFVDLVYKMLAYEPDQRITPAEAMAHPFI; from the exons GACGACGAGAATTATGACTATATTGTAACAAGTGGCGAAGTCTTCTTTGGACGGTACAACATCAAAGAACGTATTGGTAAAGGATCCTTCGGTCAAGTAGTTCGTGCGGAGGACATTGAAACAAACCAGGAAGTGGCAATAAAAATTATCAAATCGAAGAAACCCTTTGCACTACAGGCAAAAACGGAAATCGAGCTTTTGACACACTTGCTGGATAAGGATGTTGAAGATCAGCACAACGTTG TGCGACTCTTAACCCATTTTGTTTATCGTGGCCACCAATGTCTTGTTTTTGAGATGCTTTCTCTTAATCTATATGAATTGTTGAAGAATACGCAGTTTAGCGGTGTATCATTGAATCTAATTCGAAAGTTCGCCAAGCAAGTTTTGAAGGCGCTCTCATTTCTTGCCCGACCGGACGTGGATGTTATTCATTGTGATTTGAAACCAGAAAATATTTTACTGCGGCATCCAAAGAAGAGCGGCGTGAAAGTTATTGATTTTGGATCATCATGTCGGTCAAACAAACGGATGTATTCTTATATTCAAAGTCGCTTCTATCGGTCACCTGAGGTCATACTTGGACTGCCTTACGGCGTGGCGATTGACATGTGGAGTCTTGGATGTATATTGGCAGAGATGCACACTGGTGAACCCGTTTTTTCCGGCTCCGATCAGTTTGATCAGATGCAAAAGATAGTTAAAATACTTGGCATGATCCCCAACAGCATGCTCAACCGATCGAGCAGTCAAACCCGGAATCAGTTCTTTCAGCGAAAACAATCGACTGTTACCGGGCGAGAAGAATGGACGATACGTCAAGTAAAAAAGTCCTCATCCTCTTT CGAGGCGTACAACACCCAGCGAAATTACGAACTTTTCGTCGACCTTGTATACAAGATGCTAGCCTACGAGCCTGATCAAAGAATTACGCCTGCAGAAGCGATGGCGCATCCTTTCATT
- a CDS encoding predicted protein → MNSVIRTNLLRLSPRWSARSVSLLASKPVSPTWSNLMGASSVSPSARFFSASEKLVTLLGREYSEEIQNETNKMPAELIKLQSDLEKEWKIVDDGASTRMFRTAGPTKIQVSFHCQDSVESDDYPYSDNEEFEGEEGNENAEATGEDNDSLEPSVPVRFSVTATKAGKSLVLVCLSEDASPRIHSVSISTQDVEVIHQTGIGATQYQGPEFGELAEDLQEAFQNFLEQDVGISQEVASFVAMMADYKEQAQYTQFLDDAKAILSK, encoded by the coding sequence ATGAATTCCGTGATCAGAACTAACTTGTTGCGTCTCAGCCCACGTTGGAGCGCTCGCTCGGTATCGCTGTTGGCTTCCAAGCCCGTGTCGCCGACGTGGTCGAATCTCATGGGCGCTTCCTCAGTTTCTCCTTCGGCCCGTTTCTTTTCAGCTTCGGAAAAGCTCGTTACTCTCTTGGGCCGTGAATACTCAGAGGAGATTCAAAATGAGACAAACAAAATGCCTGCTGAGCTCATCAAGTTGCAGTCAGATCTTGAGAAGGAGTGGAAgattgtcgacgacggcgccaGTACACGCATGTTCCGAACCGCCGGCCCCACCAAGATTCAAGTCTCGTTCCATTGCCAAGACTCCGTGGAATCCGATGACTACCCATACAGTGACAATGAAGAATTTGAAGGTGAGGAAGGTAATGAAAATGCCGAAGCTACCGGAGAAGACAATGATTCCTTGGAACCTTCCGTTCCAGTTCGATTTTCCGTCACGGCGACCAAGGCCGGCAAGAGTCTTGTCTTGGTATGCCTGTCGGAGGACGCGTCTCCACGCATCCACTCGGTCAGCATCTCAACTCAGGATGTGGAAGTGATTCATCAAACAGGGATCGGAGCGACTCAGTATCAGGGACCAGAATTCGGGGAGCTTGCAGAAGATTTGCAGGAGGCCTTTCAAAATTTTTTGGAGCAAGATGTGGGTATTAGTCAAGAAGTTGCCTCGTTTGTTGCCATGATGGCAGATTACAAAGAGCAAGCTCAATACACGCAATTCTTGGATGATGCGAAGGCGATTCTTTCGAAGTAG
- a CDS encoding predicted protein, which yields MPSTVKVRVKGARNLPLPDHARGNGAAAVSANSSSPAATAGTFTQTSASVFSASYRDSYVIVSLGGHAHSIASSMEEEATKMAFNTTAGYVAKTKICRKSLSPVWEEEFRFDVSDDTLLQDEPLIFKVCDFSDVGKDEGIGLVYVDLNPLLTTESSDTEDPEGGSAIEGWFPLYDTLSGVRGELLVSVKLNFIGDVNPFRDSSAGVRLLPFSTIDPASGYTVTHMFGFVEELVVADDPEFEWNQVLSRARGVTHETRQTLLYLLDASVRRRMCKTVLEMGGNAVLGYHQNFDVEGDPGIVARTYGTCVLLERIHVHTSKRTLNEDQDNLTVLDRILDPSSSGITQDISQSLRDRGSSRFFLSESAAVARHRDNVDEKDDVQLLTVRDFEPAVRVRFGGLVTARSVKYLGNLASKLSDQETRDSWWTELRDEIRSHAKILCCSHVIGYLEASTIHDDVAILSITGTAATVRGLPDLTSPRRLFNTWNTDTMSIHNAHSDSEQADGMSDAVTEPRGSARRVERLHRRVKKSGLSARSVNQNAIEGGSSSKLGAQGAIPLSSHRDICKGTDANKIEVFRPRRAKPCSAVHVPYSHRHAPFANLKLVPCLICGKKWVPEVLLSTTEPPDRLPIRGTGVFVQARVCRSRPKAVGETDALAVSEALPFLEYDLARQLMLKLKVLGRNAAFGLKTEVDVGRQLIVSTATATAVYCTAMPAPRVLEITRTIAVEDEEDYQIVKLQKQIEVISNKNRQRLSEAAQRHAYRVRKRHTRKIKAMQKRRAAKQEVAQRKKDSAKRERPRSSSKEKIPEGLTSPFYAGSQRNSSGDNPNTVDSKDEFQDGSLSSLGSDSTSSSSSSSSSSSESEDTGQEANGSGSANTSPQHSQGVGSTNNLSRADCSDGEQSGLEDMDYDSDYRSGQEHGGRGDNKSIASRVSELDELEDELLQDGKATSKDIDGNGIRRRRRRRMYRDDKMPFVLEIDDETDEDFLSVLLDKQLPEGIRLCTTAHIPDFGTGIGGVETEDFNGQMVMSMLRFKWNPNSRGTRSNLLFSSLFQELFAKLCDRIKDFAPAVICGVRTQVNLTPDDQVELVCFGKVVLERRLDATQVDELTVGSAGSDNTKADELEIRRREDAEMRSIQSDIEASISTIFKTDLIGQNRATVIVDQLSDEMKRYHAGVRCSSPLQLGRLKASPTSSDAAAKTIPMPVPQLSPRLSPRRMSPRLHGLHIRSRTEGGHQPSTIMLPEVPLKTGNSNYSNMLSILPPQRSFTTNAFGVKVEEVPVELSPLHYVTGGAVTEYLGSIAMHFIRESRGLEAAEFQRFVTECNAIARAHVASLGGNAMLAYRAVPAESGGKVYKSQVYNVISLSGCAVKVDYSKNRDGSSLQHEKLSGKSDPVDQTWKERSTTV from the exons ATGCCTTCGACGGTCAAAGTGCGAGTCAAAGGGGCACGTAATCTACCCTTGCCGGACCATGCGCGAGGCAATGGAGCCGCCGCGGTCAGTGCGAACTCCTCGTCGCCTGCCGCTACCGCTGGGACATTCACTCAAACTTCCGCGAGCGTCTTTTCGGCCTCCTATCGTGATTCCTACGTGATTGTCTCGCTGGGCGGACATGCGCATTCGATTGCTTCGAgcatggaagaagaggcgACCAAAATGGCCTTCAACACAACGGCGGGGTACGTCGCCAAGACCAAAATATGTCGGAAAAGTCTGTCACCAGTctgggaagaagaattcCGCTTTGATGTTTCCGATGATACTTTGCTGCAGGATGAGCCCCTTATTTTCAAAGTTTGCGACTTTTCCGATGTAGGCAAAGACGAAGGCATCGGTCTGGTGTATGTCGATTTGAATCCACTGCTTACAACCGAATCGTCCGATACAGAAGATCCGGAAGGGGGTAGTGCCATTGAAGGATGGTTTCCTTTGTACGATACCCTATCAGGAGTGCGAGGCGAGCTGCTTGTCTCCGTAAAATTGAATTTTATTGGCGATGTCAACCCGTTCCGGGACTCGTCGGCAGGGGTCCGCCTACTTCCTTTTTCAACGATTGATCCCGCCTCCGGCTATACCGTTACCCACATGTTTGGCTTCGTCGAAGAGTTGGTGGTCGCAGATGACCCAGAATTTGAATGGAATCAAGTTCTTTCGCGGGCTCGTGGCGTCACTCACGAAACCCGACAAACACTACTCTACTTGTTGGACGCCAGCGTACGTCGTCGCATGTGCAAAACTGTCTTGGAAATGGGTGGCAACGCTGTGTTGGGATATCACCAAAATTTTGACGTGGAAGGTGATCCCGGTATCGTTGCTCGGACTTACGGCACCTGTGTCTTGTTGGAACGCATTCACGTCCATACTTCCAAAAGAACATTAAACGAAGATCAGGATAATTTGACAGTTTTAGACCGCATTCTCGACCCATCGAGTAGCGGGATAACTCAAGACATTTCCCAGTCCTTGCGTGATCGCGGATCTTCCCGCTTCTTTTTATCGGAATCAGCGGCAGTTGCTCGTCATCGCGACAACGTTGACGAAAAGGACGACGTACAGCTCTTGACTGTCAGAGATTTTGAGCCAGCAGTCCGCGTACGATTTGGAGGGCTTGTGACAGCGCGGTCAGTCAAGTATTTAGGGAACTTGGCCTCAAAACTTTCCGATCAAGAAACGCGTGACTCATGGTGGACGGAACTGCGTGATGAAATTCGCTCCCACGCAAAGATCCTGTGTTGCAGTCACGTGATTGGGTATCTTGAAGCTTCCACCATTCACGACGATGTCGCAATCCTTAGCATCACAGGTACGGCAGCTACGGTACGAGGACTACCCGACTTGACTTCGCCTCGGCGGCTTTTCAATACGTGGAACACAGACACCATGAGTATCCACAATGCTCATTCTGATTCAGAACAGGCCGATGGAATGTCGGATGCTGTGACGGAGCCCCGTGGATCGGCACGTCGAGTAGAGAGATTACACCGTAGAGTTAAAAAATCCGGCTTGAGTGCAAGAAGTGTAAATCAAAACGCGATCGAAGGAGGCtcttcgtcaaaattggGAGCGCAGGGAGCTATTCCTCTGTCGTCACACCGTGATATTTGCAAAGGTACCGATGCAAATAAAATCGAAGTTTTCCGACCTCGGCGAGCGAAGCCATGCTCCGCGGTCCATGTACCATACTCGCACCGCCACGCTCCTTTTGCCAATCTAAAGCTCGTTCCTTGCTTAATTTGCGGAAAGAAGTGGGTTCCGGAAGTTTTGCTGTCCACCACAGAGCCGCCAGATCGATTGCCAATAAGAGGAACCGGAGTGTTTGTTCAGGCTCGAGTTTGTCGGTCCCGTCCAAAAGCTGTGGGCGAAACAGATGCTCTTGCCGTCAGTGAAGCTTTGCCATTTTTGGAGTATGACTTGGCTCGTCAGCTTATGTTGAAGCTCAAGGTACTTGGGAGGAATGCAGCGTTTGGATTGAAGACTGAGGTCGACGTTGGAAGGCAGCTTATCGTCTCAACCGCAACAGCCACAGCCGTTTACTGCACCGCCATGCCAGCTCCCCGTGTGCTGGAGATCACAAGAACAATTGCcgttgaagacgaagaagactaTCAAATTGTCAAGCTACAAAAGCAAATAGAAGTGATATCCAACAAGAATAGACAGCGCCTTTCCGAAGCGGCTCAGCGACACGCCTATCGAGTTCGCAAACGGCATACCCGAAAGATCAAAGCCATGCAAAAGAGACGCGCGGCGAAACAAGAGGTAGCCCAAAGAAAGAAGGATAGTGCTAAGAGGGAGCGACCGAGAAGCAGCAGTAAAGAGAAGATACCAGAGGGGCTGACTTCTCCTTTTTACGCAGGTTCACAACGCAACAGTTCTGGCGATAACCCGAACACAGTAGACTCCAAAGACGAATTCCAAGATGGTTCTTTGTCGAGCCTGGGTTCAGATAGTACATCGTCGTCTAGCTCGTCATCAAGTAGCTCCAGTGAAAGTGAAGATACGGGTCAAGAAGCCAATGGATCTGGTAGTGCAAACACTAGTCCTCAACATTCGCAAGGCGTCGGCTCGACAAACAACTTGTCACGTGCTGATTGTAGTGACGGTGAACAGTCGGGGTTGGAAGACATGGACTACGATTCAGACTACCGGTCAGGTCAAGAGCATGGTGGAAGGGGAGACAATAAGTCAATAGCTTCCCGTGTCTCAGAGCTCGACGAACTGGAGGACGAGCTATTGCAAGATGGAAAGGCCACATCAAAGGACATTGACGGTAACGGCATTCGGAGGCGACGACGCAGACGAATGTATCGCGATGACAAGATGCCGTTTGTTCTTGAAATTGACGACGAGACAGACGAAGACTTCTTAAGCGTTCTGCTCGACAAACAGCTACCAGAAGGAATTCGCCTTTGTACGACAGCACATATACCAGACTTCGGGACGGGTATTGGAGGTGTGGAAACAGAAGACTTCAATGGGCAAATGGTCATGTCTATGTTGCGTTTCAAATGGAATCCAAATAGCCGGGGGACGAGAAGTAATCTGCTCTTTTCAAGCTTGTTTCAGGAGTTGTTTGCTAAGCTCTGCGATCGAATCAAGGATTTCGCTCCTGCAGTAATATGCGGTGTACGGACACAAGTTAACTTGACACCGGATGATCAAGTGGAGCTGGTGTGCTTTGGTAAAGTCGTTTTGGAAAGACGGTTGGATGCGACGCAAGTTGACGAGCTTACCGTTGGAAGCGCTGGTTCTGACAACACGAAAGCCGATGAGTTGGAAATACGACGTAGGGAAGACGCGGAGATGCGTTCTATTCAAAGCGATATCGAAGCAAGTATTTCGACGATCTTTAAAACAGATTTGATCGGGCAGAATCGAGCAACGGTCATCGTCGACCAGTTGAGTGATGAGATGAAGCGTTATCATGCTGGGGTGCGGTGTTCGAGTCCTCTTCAGCTCGGTCGACTTAAAGCATCGCCAACCTCCTCAGATGCTGCTGCAAAGACCATCCCTATGCCTGTTCCGCAATTATCGCCACGGCTCTCCCCACGAAGAATGTCGCCGAGACTCCACGGTTTGCATATTCGAAGTCGTACTGAAGGTGGACACCAGCCATCGACTATTATGCTACCTGAGGTTCCTCTGAAAACTGGAAACTCGAACTACTCGAACATGTTGTCGATTCTTCCGCCACAAAGAAGCTTCACAACAAATGCCTTTGGGGTGAAGGTGGAGGAAGTCCCTGTTGAGCTTTCTCCATTGCATTACGTTACTGGAGGAGCTGTGACCGAATACCTAGGCTCAATCGCCATGCATTTCATTCGAGAGAGTCGTGGACTTGAGGCTGCCGAGTTTCAACGATTCGTTACGGAATGCAACGCTATCGCTCGAGCCCACGTAGCCTCTCTCGGCGGTAACGCCATGCTTG CGTATCGCGCAGTCCCCGCAGAGTCCGGGGGCAAGGTTTACAAATCACAAGTTTACAATGTCATCTCGCTTTCCGGATGCGCTGTGAAAGTTGACTATTCAAAGAATCGCGATGGGTCTTCTCTGCAACACGAGAAGCTTTCTGGAAAGTCCGACCCGGTCGATCAGACCTGGAAAGAACGATCTACTACAGTCTAA
- a CDS encoding predicted protein — MPTVAAKKPNLPRWAQVLPPRFEVPKLDALDLVEEETFLRTQCCQALYRQVDKATHEALEALCQPVLNALDHMVQDSTIPWTEDDTDLPVDEVRSSEASPRKRARLLEDEWYRNLAVEPPSRYDPLLLPLLHVQGPWSGLDRYELMRHVVQTRKHTRNRSATVWLQPPTVQRQQPLLSHHWWVEEITRQCLLQESALPDLVQNPKSQQQLSLTERLVAWASTTDSFDNIVVFCQVEDNAFYQTAWQDFLQWIASRRLHDGLPFVCVLLGPHPDRRPIPWRSQGALPIWVESCSFPTARKILQCTLDNLHGNPNYHFCLPLKDSLAIFLEYEFRDIHGSAVRLLSLLKQIVAHGLTIKGSFLGVPREALQDDERRRLAWFQVDCTARNYVWPEDGSARSVVEWQCSFEQHRLQAAVARQVMSLIHPSTIFPMLSKRNLNLGFGKALDGNTRREILQLLVSYRSISKIPDMHTILNTVIVLVDRCTYPNEILQCVEGLHNDWINTFDAKFGGQTRDEVILSSLMAQFRRHTVVAMLSNLVEYDCLTVENISCRLPSLLMQHIRNRISIPQQEWFDGFCVQSRSLAVDRQEIFELFICGVNFLKMQGLVRERKAFGRDEVVYDKATLVWCSGD; from the coding sequence ATGCCGACGGTCGCTGCGAAGAAACCAAACCTTCCTCGATGGGCGCAGGTTTTACCACCAAGATTTGAAGTACCCAAACTAGATGCTCTGGATTTGGTCGAAGAAGAGACTTTTTTACGAACGCAATGTTGTCAAGCGCTCTATCGTCAGGTGGACAAAGCCACCCACGAAGCATTGGAAGCTCTCTGTCAACCCGTCCTGAATGCTTTGGACCATATGGTGCAAGATTCGACTATCCCATGGACCGAAGATGACACTGACCTACCAGTAGACGAGGTTAGAAGCTCCGAGGCCTCCCCCCGAAAACGAGCTCGATTACTCGAAGACGAATGGTACCGCAACTTGGCAGTGGAGCCGCCGTCTCGCTACGACCCGCTTTTGCTACCATTGCTGCACGTCCAGGGACCCTGGAGTGGACTCGATCGCTACGAGCTGATGCGGCACGTTGTCCAGACGAGGAAACATACCCGCAATCGCTCCGCCACAGTTTGGCTGCAGCCTCCAACAGTACAACGGCAGCAACCTTTATTATCCCATCATTGGTGGGTCGAAGAAATCACCCGACAGTGTCTCTTGCAAGAGTCGGCTTTGCCAGATCTGGTACAAAATCCCAAAAGTCAGCAACAGCTTTCTTTAACTGAACGTCTCGTGGCGTGGGCTTCCACAACCGACTCGTTTGACAACATTGTCGTATTTTGCCAAGTGGAAGACAATGCTTTTTATCAAACGGCGTGGCAGGATTTTCTTCAGTGGATAGCCTCTCGGCGACTTCATGATGGTCTACCCTTTGTCTGCGTATTACTAGGTCCTCATCCTGACCGACGCCCCATCCCTTGGCGCTCTCAAGGGGCTCTGCCGATCTGGGTGGAAAGCTGCTCATTCCCGACGGCTCGAAAAATTCTGCAATGTACATTGGACAATCTGCACGGCAACCCAAACTACCACTTTTGCTTGCCATTGAAAGATTCTCTCGCAATATTCTTGGAGTATGAATTTCGAGATATTCATGGTTCTGCTGTCCGGCTGTTGTCCTTACTCAAACAAATCGTTGCACACGGTTTGACAATCAAGGGTTCATTTTTGGGGGTTCCCCGAGAAGCTCTACAGGACGACGAACGTCGTCGGCTGGCTTGGTTCCAGGTAGACTGCACAGCTCGAAATTACGTGTGGCCAGAAGATGGGTCTGCCCGCAGTGTTGTAGAATGGCAGTGCTCTTTTGAACAACACCGGCTTCAAGCTGCGGTTGCAAGGCAAGTAATGAGTCTTATACATCCTTCCACAATTTTCCCAATGCTCTCCAAAAGGAATCTCAATCTGGGTTTTGGAAAGGCACTCGATGGCAATACTCGGCGGGAAATCCTGCAGTTGCTTGTAAGCTACCGCTCGATCTCCAAGATCCCGGATATGCACACTATTCTGAATACAGTTATTGTGCTTGTGGATCGTTGCACCTATCCCAACGAGATTCTGCAGTGTGTTGAAGGTCTACACAACGATTGGATTAACACATTTGATGCTAAATTTGGAGGCCAGACAAGGGACGAGGTGATTTTGTCATCGTTGATGGCacaatttcgtcgtcataCCGTTGTTGCCATGCTGTCGAACCTAGTTGAATATGATTGTTTGACCGTTGAAAACATATCCTGTAGACTACCCAGTCTTCTAATGCAACACATTCGAAACCGCATCTCCATTCCTCAGCAAGAGTGGTTCGATGGTTTTTGTGTACAATCCCGCTCACTTGCAGTCGATCGACAAGAAATTTTTGAGTTATTTATATGTGGCGTCAACTTCCTGAAAATGCAAGGTCTGGTTCGAGAGCGCAAAGCGTTTGGCCGCGACGAAGTTGTCTATGACAAAGCTACACTCGTGTGGTGCAGCGGAGACTAA